A part of Onthophagus taurus isolate NC chromosome 7, IU_Otau_3.0, whole genome shotgun sequence genomic DNA contains:
- the LOC111422562 gene encoding uncharacterized protein isoform X2, giving the protein MKINCYLLLYELLKTKWLPKENLSSSITNIQNSNSLIDQTMCNGNFKIHGRNLHYSLKIGDRKRTIKFYRDILGMKILRHDESIYDNSSGELSHEERWSKTMVGYGAEDDYFAFELIYNYPIHNYLKGNDVISVTIKSKEAIKRAKSHHWPILDGNVLEAPGGYRFHILDERQPNKYDPIVKITLACTDYKRTLYYWHTILGLILYERDNKKKSVTVGFKSNEVKIEFQEIDQKIQRGDVAGRICFSCPYYQQPEIEERIRDKHYKILVPLVPLVNPGKCYVRVLILADPDKHEVCFVDDLAFRQLSQYAPEDEIILDKCLEIENEKYNKIGEPAKLAENKQIRDSFRKTQISQQNYLKKNVSILLPVTNVMSRSSYNSNESNSSSKTKETNYTRSTIPQKLTVKVTKTKKISQPLLPSSTKTREPNVQKEEIKLSDTSQPITTSNSNVVQSNSTSTSSNSTTNSRSELNTHENIENFIKTMMLNKLEEEISSKVAGKLDAAINKVIAEKINETVNKVVEEKILESVTKAVAQMEDSMKLTVPRLLPVIQEEAEIVHSFPCLLYHKEPTRIPRKCGKRYRRGRIVGS; this is encoded by the exons ATGAAAATTAACTGTTACTTATTACTGtacgaattattaaagacTAAATGGCtcccaaaagaaaatttaagcTCAAGTATTACAAACATCCAAAATTCAAATAGTTTGATCGATCAAACAATGTGTAAtggcaattttaaaattcacgGAAGAAATTTGCACTATTCCTTAAAGATCGGAGATCGAAAGcgaacaattaaattttatagagACATCCTGGggatgaaaattttaagacacGACGAGTCTATTTATGATAATTCAAGTGGAGAATTAAGTCACGAAGAAAGATGGAGCAAAACGATGGTCGGTTATGGGGCTGAAGATGATTATTTCGCTTTCgaattgatttataattacccgattcataattatttaaaaggaaatGATGTTATTTCGGTTACCATTAAAAGTAAAGAAGCGATTAAAAGGGCTAAATCGCATCATTGGCCCATTTTAGACGGAAACGTTCTCGAAGCACCAGGAGGTTACCGATTTCACATTTTAGATGAACGGCAACCGAACAAATACGATCCAATTGTTAAAATCACTTTAGCTTGTACCGATTATAAGAGAACCCTTTATTATTGGCATACAATTTTAGGCCTGATTCTTTACGAACgagataataaaaagaaatctgttACCGTTGGATTTAAAAGTAATGaagtaaaaattgaatttcaagAGATCGATCAAAAGATACAACGCGGTGATGTAGCAGGaagaatttgtttttcttgtcCGTATTATCAACAACCGGAAATTGAAGAGAGAATCCGCGACAAACATTACAAAATTCTCGTTCCTTTAGTTCCCTTAGTAAATCCTGGAAAATGTTACGTTAGAGTTTTAATTCTTGCCGATCCAGATAAACACGAAGTTTGTTTTGTTGATGATTTAGCTTTTAGACAATTATCCCAATATGCACCCGAAGACGAAATCATCCTCGATAAATGTCTCGAAatagaaaacgaaaaatataataaaatcg GTGAACCAGCCAAATTAgcagaaaataaacaaatacgAGATTCGTTTAGAAAAACACAAATATCCCAACAAAActatttgaagaaaaatgtcTCAATTCTTTTACCGGTAACAAATGTTATGTCAAGAAGCAGTTATAACTCGAACGAATCTAACAGTTCgtcaaaaactaaagaaaCCAATTACACGAGGAGCACTATACCACAAAAGCTAACGGTGAAAGTGACCAAAACGAAGAAGATATCTCAACCGCTTTTACCATCATCGACAAAGACCAGGGAACCCAATgtacaaaaagaagaaatcaaaTTATCCGACACAAGTCAACCGATTACAACTTCAAATTCGAATGTTGTTCAATCTAATTCCACTTCAACCTCCTCTAATTCGACTACAAATTCAAGATCGGAATTAAACACtcatgaaaatattgaaaatttcataaaaactaTGATGTTGAATAAATTGGAAGAAGAAATTTCTTCAAAAGTCGCAGGAAAATTAGATGCGGCGATTAATAAAGTTATCGCGGagaaaattaatgaaactGTTAATAAAGTTGTCGAAGAAAAGATCCTCGAAAGTGTAACTAAGGCGGTAGCGCAAATGGAAGATTCGATGAAGCTGACCGTACCGAGATTGCTTCCAGTTATTCAAGAGGAGGCTGAAATTGTTCATAGTTTTCCTTGTTTGTTGTATCACAAAGAGCCGACGAGGATACCAAGGAAGTGTGGAAAACGTTATAGAAGAGGAAGAATTGTGGGTTCttaa
- the LOC111422562 gene encoding uncharacterized protein isoform X1, which yields MFKGGFSRLEKGCGIGEELDGSIVSYTLKIIERSKSIYFFRNILGMRVICHREYEQGNNLRNDLNINHDSCWSSTILSYGKEHNYLNLELIYIYNKKSYLTGNIFKGMTIRCSRCLKRAKTLGWPVLPGNILQSPGGYLFYILDEPQPIRTDPIVKISLAVADLKASKAFYNGLIGFRFCENYYQASNPNIAILGLQQFDAKLELTQNEGAIKGENTGILGVGAEYNEQIALEERFINKKKENIIIPLIPMDTPDKSTMAIFKVKDPDGHEIIFYEFTPYQNVFQYSPEDESRMVKLFEDDEIPEDNKNWDSKKSFGKKTSKSRLSKEVSCEAIKLKIKEITRSLGSMRPHKSKDSQENLEDDEPEAGGSSKVEKCPTTVLKGISRSLGSIKDFGRLLKSRSDMICCKDCKDKQEKLSINKDEANHLGDKTISRSEQIYQEDESNAQDSVATQEPVAIEVQASAKKELKMNRGVSNEANKSAQYTGLRIKTTSRGTNSEQRLVDSTTEDDLNQKSFKSTFTCANNPFKEDVKCVNIKCDDTKNIVKDSIKNLLRKTSSLIRRSNNEQCRKSEDLMVDGHLYFNANFDIIPPYKIPSFVKSETSKTSAAEQSENQEVEKEN from the coding sequence atgtttaaaggcGGTTTTTCAAGATTAGAAAAAGGATGTGGAATAGGAGAAGAACTCGATGGATCTATCGTTTCATACACTCTAAAAATTATCGAACGAAGCaaatcgatttatttctttagaaaTATCTTAGGAATGAGAGTGATATGCCACCGGGAATACGAACAAGGAAACAATTTAAGAAACGACTTAAACATAAACCACGACAGTTGTTGGAGTAGTACAATACTTTCTTATGGAAAAGAACATAACTAtttaaatttggaattaatttatatttacaacaaaaaatcttatttaacgGGAAATATATTTAAAGGAATGACAATAAGATGTAGTAGATGTTTAAAACGTGCCAAGACCTTAGGATGGCCGGTTCTTCCGGGAAATATCCTACAATCACCGGGAGGTTACTTATTTTACATCCTCGACGAACCCCAACCGATTCGAACGGATCCTATTGTTAAAATTAGTCTTGCAGTAGCCGATTTGAAGGCTTCGAAAGCGTTTTATAACGGTTTAATTGGATTCCGATTTTGTGAGAATTATTATCAAGCTTCTAATCCAAACATAGCTATTCTTGgattacaacaatttgatgcaaaattagaactaacacaaaacgaAGGTGCCATCAAAGGTGAAAACACCGGTATTTTAGGTGTTGGAGCTGAGTACAACGAACAAATAGCTCTCGAAGAAagatttatcaacaaaaaaaaggaaaatataatTATCCCATTAATTCCAATGGACACTCCCGATAAATCCACCATggcaatttttaaagtaaaagaTCCCGACGGGCATGAAATTATCTTTTACGAATTCACCCCCTATCAAAATGTCTTTCAATACTCACCCGAAGACGAAAGTCGCATGGTTAAACTATTCGAAGATGACGAAATTCCCGAGGACAATAAAAACTGGGATTCTAAGAAATCCTTTGGAAAAAAAACGTCTAAATCTCGATTAAGCAAAGAGGTTTCTTGTGAAgcgattaaattaaaaataaaagaaatcacCAGGTCTTTAGGATCGATGCGCCCACATAAATCGAAAGATTCACAGGAAAATTTAGAGGACGATGAACCAGAAGCAGGGGGAAGTTCAAAAGTGGAAAAATGTCCAACGACTGTTTTAAAAGGAATCTCGAGAAGTCTTGGTTCCATTAAAGATTTTGGGCGATTATTAAAAAGTCGATCAGATATGATTTGTTGTAAAGACTGTAaagataaacaagaaaaactcTCGATTAACAAAGATGAAGCAAATCACTTAGGTGATAAAACAATAAGTAGATCAGAACAAATTTACCAAGAAGATGAATCGAATGCCCAAGATTCAGTGGCTACTCAAGAGCCGGTCGCAATCGAAGTTCAAGCATCCGctaaaaaagaattgaaaatGAATAGGGGTGTATCAAACGAAGCAAATAAATCGGCTCAATACACTggattaagaattaaaacaacatCCAGAGGGACAAATTCGGAACAAAGATTAGTTGACTCAACAACTGAAGATGacttaaatcaaaaaagttttaaatctaCTTTTACTTGCGCAAATAATCCGTTTAAGGAAGATGTTAAATGTGTGAACATTAAATGCGATGATACAAAAAACATTGTTAAGGAtagtattaaaaatcttttacgaAAAACTTCTTCGTTGATTCGACGATCCAATAACGAGCAATGCAGAAAATCTGAAGACTTGATGGTTGATGgccatttatattttaatgctAACTTCGATATTATTCCACCCTATAAAATTCCTAGTTTTGTAAAATCAGAAACTTCCAAAACAAGTGCAGCTGAACAATCAGAAAATCAAGAAgtggaaaaagaaaattaa